GTATCAGGCGCTGCTGTCACCACGTACGCGGTTGGTGGGTATTAGCCAGATGTCCAACGCGCTGGGCGTTTGCCCGCCGCTGGCGCAGATCATCCCCGCCGCCCACGCTGTGGGCGCGAGTGTACTGGTAGATGGCGCGCAAGCCATCGCTCACCAAGAGATTGACGTCCAGGCGCTCGGCGCGGACTTCTATGTGTTCTCGGGCCACAAGGTCTTTGGCCCGACCGGCATTGGTGTGTTGTGGGCGCGCGCAGATATTCTGGAGCAGATGCCACCATGGCAAGGCGGTGGCGAGATGATCGAACGGGTGTCGTTTGCGGGCACCACCTTTGCGCCCGCACCACGCCGCTTTGAGGCCGGTACGCCCGCCTTCGCCCAGACCATCGCGCTGGCCGCCGCGCTGGACTGGCTAAGGGGCCAGGATCGCCCAGCTATTGCCGTGCATGAATCGGCGCTTTATCGGCAACTGGCAGCCGGAATCGATCAAATCAATGGAGTGCGGATACTTGGCACACCAACAGGCAAAGGCCCAATTGCCTCGCTAGTGTTCAGCCACGCGCATCCGTATGACGTGGCGCAGTTTCTGGATGAACGCGATATCGCCGTGCGCGTGGGCAATCATTGCGCGGGGCCGTTGATGCAGTCACTGGGCTTGAACAACGGCACCTTGCGGATATCGATTGCGGCTTACAACACCGCCGCCCAGATTGATTTGTTACTGAGCACACTGAACGAAACACTGGAGTTGCTGGCATGAGCGACTGGCCTGAACTCCCCGCCGCGCTCGCGCTTTCCGCGCTAACCGAACGCCTGCAAGCGGCCCAAGGCTGGGAAAACAAAAACCGGCTGTTGGTGCAACTGGCCCGCGAGCAACCAGCCATGCCCACCGAATTAAAAGTTGATGAAAACCGTGTTAGTGGTTGTGAAGCGCACGTGTGGCTACTCACGCGCTGGCACGAAGGCCGTTTACAGATGTGGGCAGATAGCGATTCACGCATCGTGAAAGGGTTACTGGCGCTGGTTTGGGCGGCGTATCAGGGCTTGAGCAGAGAAGAAATTGCCAACCAGGATTTCGGCGCGCTGTTGCAGGAACTGGGTTTGCAGCGGTTTCTTTCCAGTTCTCGCGCCAGCGGGCTGAACGCCATGGTGCAGGTGATTCGTAACGCTTGAGTTGCCTGGTGGATTGCCAAGGCGAATCCACCCTGCTTGATGCACGTCGTAGGGTGGATTCGGAGCAAAGCGACAATCCACCAGTCGGCAACTCAATGCATCTTGATCGGGGCCAGCACCAGCAGTGTGCCGTTGCGATCTTCGGTGATCCAGATCGTCCCTTCCCGATCAACTTTGATATCGGTTGGCGCGCCCATTGGGTGTTTACCCGGCGTGTCAGCCCAATCAGAAATCAATTCCTGATAGTCGCCTTGCGGCATGCCGTCTTTGCCAAAGCGATAAGCCACTAGCCGGTGCCCGTTATTGCGGTAGCCATGCCAGCCCATGATCAAACTGCCACGCCACGTGGCCAATGCGCCCGGTGCATCGTAAAAGGCCATGCCTAGCGGCGCAGCATGCCCGGGAATCAATCGCACGGGTTTGCTGAGCTTGCTGCAGTCGGCTTTGGCGAATTCCGGGGCGGCGACATTGTTATCGTAGCAATACGGCCAGCCATAATGGCCGCCCTGCTGGATCAGATTCAGCTCTTCGTGCGGCAGGTTTTCATCGTTGGTCATGCCCGGAATTTTGCGATTGATGTAATCGCGGCTGTTTTCGGCCTGCCACAACGCACCGGTATCCGGGTTGATTGCCAGCGCCATGGAATTGCGCAGCCCGCGTGCATACAACTCGCCCTGCCATTGGCCGTCTTTCTGCGTGTAATGCCAGATGGAGGCACGGGGATTCGGGGTTTCCATATCCTTGCACGACTGCAATACCGGCTTGCTGGCGTCAATCTGGCCTTCGCAGTTATCGGTGGCCGAACCGAAGTTCACAAACAACGAACCATCTTTGGCAAACACGAAGGTCTTGATCGGATGACGGCCATCGCCGGGCAAGTTATCCAGCACCGTGGTCAGCTTGGGGTTGGCGTCGGCGGGATTAAAACGACTGATCCGGTTGTCTTCACCAAGGTAAACCTGACCATCCGGCCCCAGTTGCAAGCCATGCGGGCGATTCAAGCCGCTCAGTAGTGTGATCCGGTCAAAACCGCCCTGCTTGCGTACCAAGCGGAACAACTGGCCTTTACCAGCACCCCAGCCGCCCATATCGGTGATGAGCACCGAACCATCGGCCATTGGCAACACGCCACGCGGCATCGGCATGCCAGTGGCAGCCAGGCCAACGCAGAAACCGGGAGCGGTTTTCAGCGGCAGGCGCGGGAAACCTTCGCAAGTGCCATCAATGGCATACGCAGTCCCTTCCACCGCCGCAGTTGCCGCGCCGCTTAGCAACATGCCTGTTAACAGACCGGCCAATGCTAGTGCCCGTCCACCCATTGCCGACTTCATGATTTTCATTGCCTGCTACCTTCGCGCTTGAATGACCGGATCATCTTAGTGCCAGCCGCGCGCCACTGCACACAACCGGGCCATATCGGCAAAAACAAAGAACCCGGAGAAAGTTTCTCTCCGGGTTCCGTCTAGTTGAGGTCGATTTTCAACCCCGTCGACAGTCAATCGTTAAAACGCACTGCCGCGTTTTTCCAGTTTGCAGTCGTAAGTCAGGATCACTTCGCCCTCTTCATCCACGCTCTCCAGCTTGACCGAGAATCCCCACAGCCGGGCGATGTGTTTGAGGACTTCGTGCACGCTATTGGCCAGCGGCCGGCGTTGATACTGGTAATGGCGCAAGGTCAGCGAGCGATCACCGCGCGTGTTGACGTTGTACACCTGGATATTGGGCTCGCGATAAGCCAGGTTGTACTGCGCCGCCAGCATGGTGCGGATTTCCGCATACCCGGCATCGTCGTGGATGGCCGAGACTTTCAGCGTGGCGTTTTCGTCGTCATCCAGAATGGCAAACAGGCGGAAATCGCGGATCAGTTTGGGCGATAGATACTGCGCCACAAAGCTCTCATCCTTGAAGTTGCGCATGGCAAAGTCCAGCGTTTTGCGCCAGTCCGTGCCCGCCATATCCGGGAACCAGCGGCGATCTTCTTCAGTGGGTTCCTGGCAGATGCGCTGGATATCGCGATACATGGCAAAACCCAACGCATACGGGTTGATGCCGTTGAAATACGGGCTGTCCACGCCTGGCTGCATGATCACGTTGGTGTGGCTGTGCAGAAATTCGAACATGGCCGAATCGGTAATCGAGCCGTTGTCGTACAACTTGTTCATCAGCGTGTAATGCCAGAACGTGGCCCAACCTTCGTTCATGACCTGAGTTTGCCGCTGCGGATAAAAATACTGCGCCACCTTGCGGATAATGCGGACAATCTCGCGCTGCCACGGCTCCAGCAGTGGCGCGAATTTCTCGACAAAATACAGCAGGTTTTCTTGCGGCTCTGCCGGAAAGCGCGACGGCGCTTCGGCGTGTTCTTCTTCAGCACGGCGCGGCAAGGTGCGCCAGATATCGTTGATTTGCGATTGCTGGTACTGATCACGCTCCGCCACGCGGGCCAGTTCTTTTTCCAGCGAGAGTTTTTGCGGACGCTTGTAGCGATCCACACCGTAGTTCATCAGCGCGTGGCAGGAATCCAGCAGTTCTTCGACCTTGTCTTCGCCGTGGCGCGCTTCGCATTCGGCAATATAGCGTTTGGCAAAGACCAGGTAATCGATAATGGCATCGGCCTCGGTCCAGGTCCGAAACAGATAATTGCCTTTGAAGAACGAGTTGTGCCCAAAGCTGGCGTGGGCAATCACCAGCGCCTGCATGGTCATGGTGTTTTCTTCCATGAGATAGGCAATGCAGGGATTGGAGTTGATGACAATCTCGTACGCCAGCCCCATCATGCCGCGCTGGTAATGCTTGTTGGTGGAGAGAAACTGCTTGCCGAAGCTCCAGTGGTTGTACATCACCGGCATACCCACCGAGGCATACGCGTCCATCATTTGCTCGGCAGAGATAATCTCCAGTTGGTTGGGATAAGTATCCAGCCCGAACTCGGCGGCGATGCGGGTGATTTCCTTGTAATACTTTTCGATCAGTTCAAAGGTCCATTCCGAACCGGTGGACAGCGGCTCGCGGGCGGGCGGTGAGGCCTCGAGCTCGCTGCGGCTTTTGCGACTGCGGGTAGTCGTCATGATGGTGAATCCTCTGCCGTTGCACTGGCCGGTCAGGCCACCGCTTTTTCCGGATGCTTGCGAAAGAGATCCCGGAACACGGGCCAGATCTCCGACGCATCCCTGATTCGACGCATGGCAAATTCTTTATGCGTCTGGGCCACCATTTCATATTCGTACCAGAGGTTCTGCGGCTCCCCTTCGGTTATTTCGACATAGGCGTAGTACTGCAGCAGCGGCAGCAAGGTATTTACCAGCAGTTCGCGACACTGGGGTGAGTCGGAATCCCAGTTATCGCCATCCGAGGCCTGCGCCACGTAGATATTCCAGTCTGATGACGGATAACGCGCCTCGATAATCTGCCGCGTGAGTTTGAGCGCGCTGGAAACCACCGTGCCGCCGGTATCGCGGGCGTGGAAAAACTCATCCTCGTTAACCTCATACGCCTGCGTGTGATGGCGGATGAACACCACCTCAATTTTCTCGTAAATGCGCGTCAGGAATAGATACAGGAGGATGAAGAACCGCTTGGCGATATCCTTTTTGTTTTCATCCATTGAGCCCGAAACATCCATCACGCAGAACATCACCGCTTGCGTAGTCGGCATCGGGTTGCGCGTGCGGTTGGAGTATTTAAGGTCGAACGGATCAATAAACGGAATCGCCGCTACCCGCGCCTTGAGCAGATGGATTTTCTCCAGCGCGGCTTTCACCACCGGATCGTGCTCACCACGCGTTTCCAGCAACTGGTCGAGGTCTTCTTGCGCTTCATTCAGCTCGCGCATCGGCTCGGCGGATAACGCAATCCGGCGCCCGAGCGCGCTGCGCAAGCTACGCAACACGTGAATATTGGTCGGCGTGCCGTCGCTGGTGAACCCGGCGCGGACCGATTTGAAGGTGATGGTTTGTGTGAGTTGGCGCTTGATCAGATTGGGTAGTTCGAGTTCATCAAAAAAGAAATTGAGAAACTCCTCGCGCGACAGATCAAAAACGAAGTCGTCCTCGCCACCGCCGCCCTGCCCGGAACCACCGCTGCCACCGCCCCCGCCAGATTCGGGTCGGCTGATCTGATCGCCGCGCAGATACTCTTTATTACCGGGAAAAACCCGCTCCCACACGCCACCAGCGGCGTGACCCAGCGTGGGTTCGTTGACGTCCCGAACGGGGATGGACACTTTCTCCCCGCGTTCGATATCGGTAATGGACCGATCCTTGACCGAGCGGGCCACTGCATCGCGAATCTGGGTTTTGAACCGTTTAAGAAAACGCTCCCTGTTGACTGCCGATTTGTTCTTGCCGTTCAAACGCCGGTCTATCAGATGATGCATAACGCCCCCGAGCGGGATTAACCCTTGCCGGAAACGCCAGCGCGCTGCTACTCGGCGCTGGTGCTCCCGGCCACCTCATCGATCTGCCTCGTCACGACGATTTGCGCACTCGCAGATACCATTCGCACAAGAGGCGCACCTGTTTGGGTGTGTAGCCCTTGGTGACCATGCGGTTCACAAAGTCCTCGTGCTTCTTCTGGTCTTCCGCACTGGCTTTGGCGTTAAACGAAATCACCGGCAACAATTCTTCCGTGTTGGAGAACATCTTCTTTTCGATCACCGTGCGCAGCTTTTCATAGCTGGTCCACGCCGGGTTTTTGCCGGCGTTGCTGGCCCGCGCGCGCAGTACAAAGTTGACGATCTCGTTGCGGAAGTCTTTCGGGTTGGAGATCCCGGCCGGTTTCTCGATTTTCTCCAGTTCATTGTTGAGCGAGTTGCGATCAAAGCTCTCGCCAGTATCCGGATCGCGGTATTCCTGATCCTGAATCCAGTAATCGGCAAAGGTCACGTAGCGATCAAAAATGTTCTGACCATATTCAGAGTAACTCTCCAGGTAAGCGGTCTGGATTTCCTTGCCGATAAACTCGACGTACTTGGGCGCCAGGAACTCCTTGATATAGGCGATGTAGCGTTGTTCCTGCTCTTGCGCGAACTGCTCGCGCTCGACTTGTTGTTCCAGCACGTACAGCAAATGCACGGGGTTGGCTGCCACTTCCTGGTGATCAAAATTGAACACGCGCGAGAGAATCTTGAAGGCAAAGCGCGTCGACAACCCGCTCATGCCTTCATCCACGCCAGCAAAGTCGCGGTATTCCTGCATGGATTTGGCTTTCGGGTCGACGTCCTTCAGGTTCTCACCGTCGTACACCAGCATCTTGGAATACAGACTGGAGTTTTCCGGCTCCTTGAGTCGTGACAGCACCGCAAACTGCGACATCATCTTGAGCGTACCTGGCGCGCATGGCGCGGCCGAGAGAGATGAATTACGCAGTAGCTTGTCGTAGATGCGCGTTTCTTCCGACACCCGCAGGCAGTACGGCACTTTGACGATGTAGATCCGGTCGAGGAAGGCCTCGTTGTTCTTGTTGTTGCGGAACTGCTTCCACTCCGATTCGTTGGAGTGAGCCAGAATCACCCCTTCAAACGGAATCGCCCCAAAACCTTCCGTACCCTTGAAGTTACCTTCCTGGGTAGCCGTCAGCAACGGGTGCAACACCTTGATCGGTGCTTTGAACATTTCCACAAACTCAAGCAAGCCTTGATTGGCCAGGCACAGACCGCCGGAATACGAATACGCATCCGGGTCATCCTGGGCGTATTTTTCCAGCTTGCGGATATCCACCTTGCCCACCAGCGAGGAGATATCCTGGTTGTTTTCATCGCCCGGTTCGGTCTTGGAAATGGCGATTTGCCGCAGTACCGAAGGATGACGTTTCACCACACGAAACTGGTTAATGTCGCCGTTGAACTCATGCAGCCGCTTCACCGCCCACGGGCTCGGAATGGTTTTGAGGTAGCGATCCGGAATGCCGTATTGTTCCTTGAGGATTTCGCCATCCTCATCGGCATTGAACAAGCCCAGCGGCGACTCGTTTACCGGCGAGCCTTTCAGGCAATAGAACGGCACGCGTTCCATCAGCTCTTTGAGCTTTTCCGCAATGGACGACTTGCCGCCACCCACTGGCCCCAACAGATAAAGAATCTGTTTCTTTTCTTCCAGCCCCTGCGCGGCGTGGCGGAAATATGCCACCACCTGTTCGATGACTTCTTCCATGCCATAGAATTCGCGAAACGCCGGGTACAGCCGCATCACCTTGTTCTGGAAGATGCGCGACGCTCGCGAATCCAGGCGGGTATCGACCATCTCCGGCTCGCCAATCGCCATCAACATGCGTTCGGCAGCGGTCGCGTAAACCGAGCGATCCTGCCGGCACAACTCCAGATATTCCTTTAGCGTGAGTTCTTCTTCGCGGGTGCGCTCGTATCTCGAGGCATAGTGATTGAACACGTCCATGACGCATCTCCAGCTTCGGTGGATTGGGATACGGCTGCCACGCGTCGCCAGGTGGGGTTTGAAACGGGTAGTCAAAGCAGCAAGGGGCGGCGCTGGACAACGAGGTGGCATCGCGCCCCCTCGCTTTTTGTTATAGACGAGGCTTACCGCA
This genomic interval from Silvimonas soli contains the following:
- a CDS encoding YeaH/YhbH family protein, giving the protein MHHLIDRRLNGKNKSAVNRERFLKRFKTQIRDAVARSVKDRSITDIERGEKVSIPVRDVNEPTLGHAAGGVWERVFPGNKEYLRGDQISRPESGGGGGSGGSGQGGGGEDDFVFDLSREEFLNFFFDELELPNLIKRQLTQTITFKSVRAGFTSDGTPTNIHVLRSLRSALGRRIALSAEPMRELNEAQEDLDQLLETRGEHDPVVKAALEKIHLLKARVAAIPFIDPFDLKYSNRTRNPMPTTQAVMFCVMDVSGSMDENKKDIAKRFFILLYLFLTRIYEKIEVVFIRHHTQAYEVNEDEFFHARDTGGTVVSSALKLTRQIIEARYPSSDWNIYVAQASDGDNWDSDSPQCRELLVNTLLPLLQYYAYVEITEGEPQNLWYEYEMVAQTHKEFAMRRIRDASEIWPVFRDLFRKHPEKAVA
- a CDS encoding PQQ-dependent sugar dehydrogenase, which gives rise to MKIMKSAMGGRALALAGLLTGMLLSGAATAAVEGTAYAIDGTCEGFPRLPLKTAPGFCVGLAATGMPMPRGVLPMADGSVLITDMGGWGAGKGQLFRLVRKQGGFDRITLLSGLNRPHGLQLGPDGQVYLGEDNRISRFNPADANPKLTTVLDNLPGDGRHPIKTFVFAKDGSLFVNFGSATDNCEGQIDASKPVLQSCKDMETPNPRASIWHYTQKDGQWQGELYARGLRNSMALAINPDTGALWQAENSRDYINRKIPGMTNDENLPHEELNLIQQGGHYGWPYCYDNNVAAPEFAKADCSKLSKPVRLIPGHAAPLGMAFYDAPGALATWRGSLIMGWHGYRNNGHRLVAYRFGKDGMPQGDYQELISDWADTPGKHPMGAPTDIKVDREGTIWITEDRNGTLLVLAPIKMH
- a CDS encoding PrkA family serine protein kinase encodes the protein MDVFNHYASRYERTREEELTLKEYLELCRQDRSVYATAAERMLMAIGEPEMVDTRLDSRASRIFQNKVMRLYPAFREFYGMEEVIEQVVAYFRHAAQGLEEKKQILYLLGPVGGGKSSIAEKLKELMERVPFYCLKGSPVNESPLGLFNADEDGEILKEQYGIPDRYLKTIPSPWAVKRLHEFNGDINQFRVVKRHPSVLRQIAISKTEPGDENNQDISSLVGKVDIRKLEKYAQDDPDAYSYSGGLCLANQGLLEFVEMFKAPIKVLHPLLTATQEGNFKGTEGFGAIPFEGVILAHSNESEWKQFRNNKNNEAFLDRIYIVKVPYCLRVSEETRIYDKLLRNSSLSAAPCAPGTLKMMSQFAVLSRLKEPENSSLYSKMLVYDGENLKDVDPKAKSMQEYRDFAGVDEGMSGLSTRFAFKILSRVFNFDHQEVAANPVHLLYVLEQQVEREQFAQEQEQRYIAYIKEFLAPKYVEFIGKEIQTAYLESYSEYGQNIFDRYVTFADYWIQDQEYRDPDTGESFDRNSLNNELEKIEKPAGISNPKDFRNEIVNFVLRARASNAGKNPAWTSYEKLRTVIEKKMFSNTEELLPVISFNAKASAEDQKKHEDFVNRMVTKGYTPKQVRLLCEWYLRVRKSS
- a CDS encoding aminotransferase class V-fold PLP-dependent enzyme, with the protein product MTTSPLDSLRAQFPLLQANPELVYLDNAATTQKPLAMLDAERRFYETMNANVHRGGHRLGHAATEAYEAARITVARFINAASAGEIVFTRGATEAINLVAYSWGGSTLKPGDEILLSTLEHHANIVPWQLIAQTAGAVIRAIPLLDDGQIDMAAYQALLSPRTRLVGISQMSNALGVCPPLAQIIPAAHAVGASVLVDGAQAIAHQEIDVQALGADFYVFSGHKVFGPTGIGVLWARADILEQMPPWQGGGEMIERVSFAGTTFAPAPRRFEAGTPAFAQTIALAAALDWLRGQDRPAIAVHESALYRQLAAGIDQINGVRILGTPTGKGPIASLVFSHAHPYDVAQFLDERDIAVRVGNHCAGPLMQSLGLNNGTLRISIAAYNTAAQIDLLLSTLNETLELLA
- a CDS encoding SufE family protein; this translates as MSDWPELPAALALSALTERLQAAQGWENKNRLLVQLAREQPAMPTELKVDENRVSGCEAHVWLLTRWHEGRLQMWADSDSRIVKGLLALVWAAYQGLSREEIANQDFGALLQELGLQRFLSSSRASGLNAMVQVIRNA
- a CDS encoding SpoVR family protein, with the protein product MTTTRSRKSRSELEASPPAREPLSTGSEWTFELIEKYYKEITRIAAEFGLDTYPNQLEIISAEQMMDAYASVGMPVMYNHWSFGKQFLSTNKHYQRGMMGLAYEIVINSNPCIAYLMEENTMTMQALVIAHASFGHNSFFKGNYLFRTWTEADAIIDYLVFAKRYIAECEARHGEDKVEELLDSCHALMNYGVDRYKRPQKLSLEKELARVAERDQYQQSQINDIWRTLPRRAEEEHAEAPSRFPAEPQENLLYFVEKFAPLLEPWQREIVRIIRKVAQYFYPQRQTQVMNEGWATFWHYTLMNKLYDNGSITDSAMFEFLHSHTNVIMQPGVDSPYFNGINPYALGFAMYRDIQRICQEPTEEDRRWFPDMAGTDWRKTLDFAMRNFKDESFVAQYLSPKLIRDFRLFAILDDDENATLKVSAIHDDAGYAEIRTMLAAQYNLAYREPNIQVYNVNTRGDRSLTLRHYQYQRRPLANSVHEVLKHIARLWGFSVKLESVDEEGEVILTYDCKLEKRGSAF